The Syntrophomonadaceae bacterium genome includes a window with the following:
- a CDS encoding (2Fe-2S) ferredoxin domain-containing protein, whose amino-acid sequence MEISVCVGSSCFLRGAPQVLEALQREIASHRLEQKVILKGSFCLNSCTRGVTVVLDQQVFTGVLPEAVPELFLSHVLAKLALQ is encoded by the coding sequence ATGGAAATTTCAGTCTGCGTTGGCAGTTCCTGTTTCTTGCGCGGAGCTCCCCAGGTGCTGGAGGCCTTGCAGCGGGAAATTGCCTCTCACCGTCTGGAGCAAAAGGTTATTCTGAAGGGAAGCTTTTGTTTGAACAGCTGCACCAGAGGAGTGACGGTAGTGCTGGATCAGCAAGTGTTCACCGGAGTGCTTCCTGAAGCAGTGCCGGAATTATTCCTTTCCCACGTGTTAGCAAAGCTGGCTCTGCAATAG